A genomic segment from Comamonas terrigena NBRC 13299 encodes:
- a CDS encoding benzoate/H(+) symporter BenE family transporter produces the protein MRFFRDLSLSAFTAGFVAVLVGFTSSVALVFQAAQAFGATPAQITSWMWALGLGVGLCCLVPSLWLRKPVMVAWSTPGAAVLASAGMAGSFTMPEAVGAFLVCAVLITLCGVTGWFEKLMDRIPMEIASALLAGVLARFGLQAFGAAQTALGMVLAMLAAYLLGRRLLPRYAVVLTLLVGVAWAAASGKMEWSRVQWELALPVFTAPQFTWQAFVSLALPLFVVTMASQNMPGVAVIRATGYELPVSRLVSMTGIASLLLAPFGGYALNFSAITAAICMGPEAHEDKDKRYTAAVVCGAMYMVIGIFGAVVTGLLIAFPQELVLAIAGLALLGSIGGGLAGALRDETHREAALITFLVTLSGVVIAGVGSAFWGVAAGVVALFVQKYGRRGS, from the coding sequence ATGCGCTTCTTTCGTGATCTGAGCTTGTCTGCCTTCACGGCAGGTTTCGTGGCCGTGCTGGTGGGCTTCACCAGCTCTGTGGCGCTGGTGTTCCAGGCGGCCCAGGCCTTTGGCGCCACACCGGCGCAAATCACCTCGTGGATGTGGGCACTGGGCCTGGGCGTGGGTCTGTGCTGCCTGGTGCCTTCGCTGTGGCTGCGCAAGCCGGTGATGGTGGCCTGGTCCACGCCGGGAGCAGCGGTGCTGGCCTCGGCGGGCATGGCCGGCAGCTTCACCATGCCCGAGGCCGTGGGTGCATTCCTGGTGTGCGCCGTGCTGATCACCCTGTGCGGCGTGACCGGCTGGTTCGAAAAGCTGATGGACCGCATTCCCATGGAAATTGCCTCCGCCCTGCTGGCGGGGGTGCTGGCCCGGTTCGGCCTGCAGGCCTTTGGTGCTGCACAAACCGCCCTGGGCATGGTGCTGGCCATGTTGGCAGCCTATCTGCTGGGGCGGCGCCTGCTGCCCCGTTATGCCGTGGTGCTGACACTGCTGGTGGGCGTGGCCTGGGCGGCTGCCAGCGGCAAGATGGAATGGTCCCGCGTGCAGTGGGAGCTGGCGCTGCCGGTGTTCACCGCACCGCAATTCACCTGGCAGGCCTTTGTCAGCCTGGCGCTGCCGCTGTTTGTTGTCACCATGGCCTCGCAGAACATGCCGGGCGTGGCGGTGATCCGTGCCACGGGCTATGAGCTGCCGGTCTCGCGCCTGGTCAGCATGACCGGCATCGCCAGCCTGCTGCTGGCGCCGTTCGGTGGCTATGCACTGAATTTCTCGGCCATCACCGCGGCCATCTGCATGGGGCCGGAGGCGCACGAAGACAAGGACAAGCGCTACACCGCGGCCGTGGTCTGCGGCGCCATGTACATGGTCATCGGCATCTTTGGTGCCGTGGTCACCGGTCTGCTGATCGCCTTCCCGCAGGAGCTGGTGCTGGCCATCGCCGGGCTGGCACTGCTGGGCAGCATCGGCGGCGGGCTGGCCGGTGCGCTGCGGGACGAAACCCACCGTGAAGCGGCACTGATCACCTTTCTCGTCACCCTCAGCGGCGTGGTGATAGCCGGAGTGGGCTCGGCGTTTTGGGGGGTGGCTGCCGGCGTTGTGGCGCTGTTTGTGCAAAAGTATGGGCGTCGTGGCAGCTGA
- the gshA gene encoding glutamate--cysteine ligase has translation MVPHLITALTGPINELEQRIIDSMPAIERWFRLEWMEHTPPFYCSVDIRNAGFKLAPVDTNLFPGGWNNLTDEMLPLAVQAAMAAIEKICPEARNLLIIPENQQKNPSYLSNILQLQRIFRMAGLNVRIGSVSPDIKKLTEIKLPHGDTITLEPALRTKRRLGLKNFDPCTILLNNDLSAGAPGILEELYEQFLLPPLHAGWSVRRKSRHFQSYEEVSKRFGKLLGIDPWLINPVFSKCENIDFVEGTGLDQLAVQVDATITKVRRKYKEYGIKEKPFVVVKADNGTYGMGVMTVRDAKELEALKDKRTRNKMGVIKDGQPVHDVLVQEGVLTYERMNNAVAEPVVYMMDRYVVGGFYRMHPERGIDENLNAPGSGFVPLAFPPQSTQLPQIGARAGASAPNRFYMYGVIARLAMLAASYELEATNPDAEIYD, from the coding sequence ATGGTTCCACATCTTATCACAGCTTTGACCGGCCCGATCAACGAGCTCGAGCAGCGCATCATCGACTCCATGCCAGCCATCGAGCGCTGGTTCCGCCTCGAGTGGATGGAGCACACGCCGCCGTTCTATTGCTCGGTGGACATCCGCAATGCGGGCTTCAAGCTGGCGCCGGTGGACACCAACCTGTTCCCCGGTGGCTGGAACAATCTGACCGACGAAATGCTGCCCTTGGCCGTGCAGGCAGCGATGGCCGCGATCGAGAAAATCTGTCCGGAAGCGCGCAATCTGTTGATCATTCCGGAAAATCAGCAGAAGAATCCGTCGTATCTGAGCAACATTCTGCAGTTGCAACGCATTTTCCGCATGGCGGGTCTGAATGTGCGCATCGGCTCGGTCAGTCCCGACATCAAGAAGCTCACCGAAATCAAGCTGCCGCATGGCGACACCATCACGCTGGAGCCGGCGCTGCGCACCAAGCGCCGCCTGGGGCTGAAGAATTTCGACCCCTGCACCATCTTGCTGAACAACGACCTGTCGGCCGGCGCCCCAGGCATTCTGGAAGAGCTGTACGAGCAGTTCCTGCTGCCGCCGCTGCATGCGGGCTGGAGCGTGCGCCGCAAGAGCCGCCATTTCCAGAGCTACGAAGAAGTCTCCAAGCGCTTCGGCAAGCTGCTGGGGATCGACCCCTGGCTGATCAATCCGGTGTTCAGCAAATGCGAGAACATCGACTTTGTCGAAGGCACGGGCCTGGACCAGCTGGCGGTGCAGGTGGATGCCACCATCACCAAGGTGCGCCGCAAGTACAAGGAATACGGAATCAAGGAAAAGCCGTTCGTCGTGGTCAAGGCCGACAACGGCACCTACGGCATGGGCGTGATGACCGTGCGCGACGCCAAGGAGCTGGAAGCCCTGAAGGACAAGCGCACCCGCAACAAGATGGGCGTCATCAAGGACGGCCAGCCGGTGCACGATGTGCTGGTGCAGGAAGGCGTGCTGACCTACGAGCGCATGAACAATGCCGTGGCCGAGCCGGTGGTCTACATGATGGACCGCTACGTGGTGGGCGGCTTCTACCGCATGCACCCGGAGCGCGGCATCGACGAGAACCTGAATGCCCCCGGTTCGGGCTTTGTGCCGCTGGCTTTCCCGCCGCAGAGCACCCAGCTGCCGCAGATCGGTGCCCGCGCCGGCGCCAGCGCGCCCAACCGCTTCTACATGTACGGCGTGATCGCCCGCCTGGCCATGCTGGCTGCCAGCTACGAGCTGGAAGCCACCAACCCGGACGCCGAAATCTACGACTGA
- the gshB gene encoding glutathione synthase — MKLLFIADPLESFNIKKDSTFVMMREAQSRGHVIYACEPQHVSWQTGGKVQAMVRQIRLTGEKPGWFTVEQESVVVLADFDGIVMRKDPPFDSEFFYATHMLSQAEREGAKVFNKPSALRDHPEKLSIMEFPQLLGPTLVTRDPAQIRAFHAEHGDIILKPLDGMGGMGIFRVGKDGMNLGSIIETLNHQGATSVMVQRFLPAIADGDKRVLIIGGKPVPYCLARIPQGNEVRGNLAAGGKGVARPLTARDRQIADILGPVLVERGLLLVGVDVIGDSVTEINVTSPTCFQEIADQMGCDVAALFVDALEAAIAQKS; from the coding sequence ATGAAACTGCTGTTCATCGCCGATCCGCTGGAATCCTTCAACATCAAGAAGGACTCCACCTTCGTCATGATGCGTGAGGCCCAGTCCCGCGGCCATGTGATTTATGCCTGCGAGCCACAGCATGTCTCCTGGCAAACCGGCGGCAAAGTGCAGGCCATGGTGCGCCAGATCCGCCTGACCGGCGAAAAGCCTGGCTGGTTCACCGTGGAGCAGGAGTCCGTGGTGGTGCTGGCCGACTTTGACGGCATTGTGATGCGCAAGGATCCGCCCTTCGACAGTGAGTTCTTCTACGCCACCCACATGCTCAGCCAGGCCGAGCGGGAAGGCGCCAAGGTCTTCAACAAGCCCTCCGCACTGCGGGACCACCCGGAAAAGCTCTCCATCATGGAGTTCCCGCAGCTGCTGGGCCCCACGCTGGTGACCCGCGATCCGGCCCAGATCCGCGCCTTCCATGCCGAGCATGGCGACATCATCCTGAAGCCGCTGGATGGCATGGGTGGCATGGGCATCTTCCGTGTCGGCAAGGACGGCATGAACCTGGGCAGCATCATCGAGACGCTGAACCACCAGGGTGCTACCAGCGTGATGGTGCAGCGCTTCCTGCCCGCCATTGCCGATGGGGACAAGCGGGTGCTGATCATCGGTGGCAAGCCGGTGCCGTACTGCCTGGCCCGCATTCCCCAGGGCAACGAGGTGCGTGGCAACCTGGCGGCTGGCGGCAAGGGCGTGGCCCGTCCGCTGACCGCACGGGACCGCCAGATCGCCGACATCCTGGGGCCGGTGCTGGTGGAGCGGGGCCTGCTGCTGGTGGGCGTCGACGTGATCGGCGACAGTGTCACCGAGATCAATGTCACCAGCCCCACCTGCTTCCAGGAGATCGCCGACCAGATGGGCTGTGATGTCGCTGCGCTCTTTGTGGATGCGCTGGAAGCGGCCATTGCGCAAAAAAGCTGA
- a CDS encoding potassium transporter Kup has protein sequence MQHTSSRSSLAALTLGAIGVVYGDIGTSVLYAVKEVFRSGHVAYTPANVYGVLSLLFWTLTVIVSLKYVVLVLRADNRGEGGLVAMLALASEAVQDKPRLHAVLMAVGLFGASLFYGDGVITPAISVLSAVEGLEVVAPGLHPVVIPLTLAVLLVLFTLQKRGTASIGRWFGPITLLWFGVLAALGLGQIVHHPEILSALWPTHALQFVRAQPGTAFILLGAVVLCVTGAEALYADLGHFGKKPIRLAWFSVVMPALTLNYLGQGALLLDQPEAVRNPFFLMAPSWATLPLVVLATLATVIASQALISGAFSITKQVMQLGYLPRMTVLHTSTKDTGQIYMPFVNWSLFIAIAMAVIMFRSSDNLAAAYGLAVTLDMLITTTLTFFVIRYLWRYPLWLCVAATSCFFVVDVLFFASNALKLAAGGWFPLLIAGCVFLLMRTWRLGRTLLSEQHRAEAVDLGSFLESLQQGNPLQRVDGTAVFITSEEGLVPPALLHNLKHNKVLHTQNLFVVLRHHEVPWIGLEQRAQVQALGAGCWQVVLHFGFKNDPNVPEALRSAELPGWKLDPMRTSYFLSREVVVPRMGGRMALWREKLFAQMHAGASGVAGFFHLPANAVVELGTKVHI, from the coding sequence ATGCAGCACACCTCATCCCGATCTTCATTGGCCGCGCTGACGCTGGGGGCCATTGGGGTGGTTTATGGCGACATCGGCACCAGCGTGCTGTATGCCGTCAAAGAAGTCTTCCGCAGCGGCCATGTGGCCTACACCCCGGCCAATGTCTACGGCGTGCTGTCGCTGCTGTTCTGGACCCTGACCGTCATCGTCTCCCTCAAGTACGTGGTGCTGGTGCTGCGCGCCGACAACCGCGGCGAAGGCGGTCTGGTGGCCATGCTGGCCCTGGCGTCCGAGGCGGTGCAGGACAAGCCGCGGCTGCATGCGGTGCTGATGGCCGTGGGCCTGTTTGGCGCCAGCCTGTTCTATGGCGACGGGGTGATCACCCCCGCAATCTCGGTGCTGTCGGCCGTGGAAGGCCTGGAGGTGGTGGCGCCCGGTCTGCACCCGGTGGTGATTCCGCTGACACTGGCGGTGCTGCTGGTGCTGTTCACGCTGCAAAAGCGAGGCACGGCCAGCATCGGCCGCTGGTTCGGCCCCATCACGCTGCTGTGGTTTGGCGTGCTGGCGGCGCTGGGCCTGGGCCAGATCGTGCACCACCCCGAAATTCTGAGTGCCCTGTGGCCCACGCATGCGCTGCAGTTTGTGCGGGCGCAGCCGGGCACGGCCTTCATCCTGCTGGGGGCCGTGGTGCTGTGCGTGACCGGGGCCGAGGCGCTGTATGCCGACCTGGGCCACTTCGGCAAGAAACCGATCCGGCTGGCCTGGTTCTCGGTGGTGATGCCGGCGCTGACGCTGAACTACCTGGGCCAGGGCGCGCTGCTGCTGGACCAGCCGGAGGCCGTGCGCAATCCCTTCTTCCTGATGGCGCCGTCCTGGGCCACCCTGCCGCTGGTGGTGCTGGCCACCCTGGCCACGGTGATCGCCTCGCAGGCGCTGATCTCCGGCGCCTTCAGCATCACCAAGCAGGTGATGCAGCTGGGCTACCTGCCGCGCATGACGGTGCTGCACACCAGCACCAAGGACACTGGCCAGATCTACATGCCGTTCGTGAACTGGTCGCTGTTCATTGCCATCGCCATGGCCGTGATCATGTTCCGCTCCAGCGACAACCTGGCCGCCGCCTATGGCCTGGCCGTGACGCTGGACATGCTGATCACCACCACGCTGACCTTCTTCGTCATCCGCTACCTGTGGCGCTACCCGCTGTGGCTGTGTGTCGCGGCGACCAGCTGCTTCTTTGTGGTGGATGTGCTGTTCTTCGCTTCCAATGCGCTCAAGCTGGCGGCCGGCGGCTGGTTCCCGCTGCTGATCGCCGGCTGCGTCTTCCTGCTGATGCGCACCTGGCGCCTGGGCCGCACCCTGCTGTCCGAACAGCACCGCGCGGAAGCCGTGGACCTGGGAAGCTTTCTGGAGAGTCTGCAGCAAGGCAACCCGTTGCAGCGGGTGGATGGCACGGCCGTTTTCATCACCAGCGAGGAAGGGCTGGTACCCCCGGCGCTGCTGCACAACCTGAAGCACAACAAGGTGCTGCACACGCAAAACCTGTTTGTGGTGCTGCGCCACCACGAGGTGCCGTGGATCGGCCTGGAGCAGCGTGCCCAGGTGCAGGCGCTGGGCGCCGGCTGCTGGCAGGTGGTGCTGCACTTCGGTTTCAAGAACGACCCCAATGTGCCCGAGGCGCTGCGCTCGGCCGAGCTGCCGGGCTGGAAGCTGGATCCCATGCGCACCAGCTATTTCCTGTCGCGGGAAGTGGTGGTGCCCCGCATGGGGGGGCGCATGGCGCTGTGGCGCGAGAAGCTGTTCGCCCAGATGCACGCCGGGGCCAGTGGCGTAGCGGGCTTCTTCCACCTGCCGGCCAATGCGGTGGTGGAGCTGGGGACCAAGGTCCACATCTGA